In Pseudomonas sp. PDNC002, the DNA window CAGCTTCTGCAGCTTGCCCGCCGCCTCGGTAACGCCTTCGCGGCGCACGCCGAGCATGTTGGCAATGAGCTCCTGGGTCATGGTTAGCTGGTTGCTGGGCAGACGGTCGAGCGACAACAGCAGCCACCGGCAGAGCTGCTGGTCGATGGAATGATGGCGGTTGCAGACCGCCGTCTGGGCCATCTGGGTAATCAATGCCTGGGTGTAGCGGAGCATCAGCTGGAGCATGTCGCCATGGCGGCCGAATTCGTCCTTCATGCGCTGCCCCGCGAGCCGGTACACGCTACCGGCGCTCTGCACGATGGCGCGGCTGGGCGTGCTCTCGCCGCCCATGAACACCGCGATGCCGACCAGGCCCTCGTTGCCGACCACGGATATCTCGGCGGATGCGCCGCTTTCCATCACATACAACAGCGAAATGATGGAGTCGGTGGGGAAGAACACGTAGCGCATGGCGTCGCCGGGTTCGTAGATAACCTTGCCCAACTCCAGGCGTTGCAGCTCCAGATGGGGGAACAGGCGTTCCTGCACCTCTGGGGGGAGCGCTGCCAGTAGATGGTTTTGCGTGGGGGAGGGAGTTTCTGGCATGGCGGCCTCCGCGCGCGGGCGTCCTGGGATAAGGGAAGCATACAGTTACAGTCCTCCGCCGGCCGCGCAAAGTTCCCTATCGCACAGACCGCAGTCGCGTTTGCGCTCAGTCTGGAATTCGTGGCGGCGGATGTTGATCTGGCGCTTCGTACGACCATTTCATCGCATCGTTCCAGGAGTTTTCCATGAACTACGAAGATCGCGACACCTACGGTATGTACAAGGGCCATAACGGCATTGCCGCCGATGACCATTCCAGTGCCGGTCCCGGCCCCCGTTTGATGGGCGCGGACACGCTTATCGGGAATGACGTCTACAACGCCGAGGACGAGGATCTTGGCGACATCAAGGAAATCATGCTGGACACGCAAAGCGGGCAGGTTGCCTATGCTGTGCTGTCGTTCGGCGGGTTCCTGGGGATGGGCGAAAAGCTGTTTGCGGTGCCGTGGAGTCTCTTGAGGCTGGATACGGTAAACAAACGCTTCGTACTCGATGTCGACAAGGACCGACTCAGCAGCGCGCCAGGATTCGATAAGGATGACTGGCCGGACATGCAGGACCCGACATGGGGACGGGATATACATGCCTATTATGAAACCAAGCCAATCCAGGACTCCAGGTTCTAATTGACTTCGCCCGGCCATGTTTCGCCAATTCAAGCGAGACAGGCCGGGCGCTCATTAATTCAGCGGATTGGGAATATATTCGAGATGGATTGAGCGTTTACACGCTTTAGTGACTCCATTATTACGGCAACACATTCGAGTTGCTGTCGTATTCTGGCAAGACTCTCTTTGCTGTCGGGCACCTCGGCGCTCATTTCT includes these proteins:
- a CDS encoding PRC-barrel domain-containing protein translates to MNYEDRDTYGMYKGHNGIAADDHSSAGPGPRLMGADTLIGNDVYNAEDEDLGDIKEIMLDTQSGQVAYAVLSFGGFLGMGEKLFAVPWSLLRLDTVNKRFVLDVDKDRLSSAPGFDKDDWPDMQDPTWGRDIHAYYETKPIQDSRF
- a CDS encoding Crp/Fnr family transcriptional regulator, translated to MPETPSPTQNHLLAALPPEVQERLFPHLELQRLELGKVIYEPGDAMRYVFFPTDSIISLLYVMESGASAEISVVGNEGLVGIAVFMGGESTPSRAIVQSAGSVYRLAGQRMKDEFGRHGDMLQLMLRYTQALITQMAQTAVCNRHHSIDQQLCRWLLLSLDRLPSNQLTMTQELIANMLGVRREGVTEAAGKLQKLGVIEYSRGRITVLDRDHLEALSCECYAVVKTETDRLLPYLPRKSK